The DNA window GCCCCGTGGACGAGATCCTCCTCGTCCTCGACTCGACCACCGGACAGAACGCGATCCAGCAGGCGCAGCTGTTCAAGGACGCGATCGAGGTGAGCGGGATCGCGCTGACCAAGCTCGACGGAACGGCCAAGGGCGGCGTGATCCTGGGGATCGTGGACGAGCACGGATTGCCCGTGCATTTCGTCGGGATCGGTGAGCGCGTGGAGGACCTCCGCGAGTTCGACGCGCCCTCGTTCGTCGAGGCGCTCTTCGCCAAGCCGGACGACGAAACGCTGGCCGCCTGAGCGAAGACGAAAGACGGCGTTGCCCTGTTTTCGCGCGGCGTGATATAGTCGCCGCCACCTCTCAGAGGACAAGAGATTCTGTAGCAATTTCGCTGGTTTGGAAGGCATTCTGCCAAACCCCAAGACAGCGTCATCAGCCACGACAGCTTTCGATTCGATGCCCGAGAAGCACCAGCACGCGTTCGACGATCGCCGGCGACCCCCCACTCGAGGGTCGCGAGCGGGCGCTTCCGGTCATCCAGATCTCTCGGGATCGGCAGAAGGGGTCACGATGCAGAGAGCTTTGCTCGCTCCACGCTCGCGAAGCGGATGGATGGTCACGTTCACGGCGCTCGTCGCCATGGGCGCCATGAGTTGGGTCGGTACGGCGTCTGCGCAGGACGCCGATATGGACTTCTCCGGGGAAGGAGGAGCCGAAGGCGGCGCCGACATGGACTTCGGCGAGGGGGGCGGTGAAGGCGAAGGCGGCGCCGACATGGACTTCGGCGAGGGGGGCGGCGAAGGCGAAGGCGGCGCCGACATGGACTTCGCCGAAGGCGGCGGAGAAGGTGAAGGCGGCGGAGACGCGGTGGGGGGAGACCTCATCGGCGACCTGGCCGGCGGCGGTGAGACCGTCGACGACACGGCCACGGACCGACCGACCCGGACGCGTGAGGCGCGCGAGGAGATCTTCGCGGTGCAGCAGATCTACGCGCTGCGCATCAACCGCGTCGAGATCAGCCCGTCCTTCGCGGCCACGCTCAACGACCCGTTCGTGAGCCACCCGGCCATCGCGATCGGCCTGAACTACTGGTGGACGAACGTGCTGGCCATCGGCGCGAACTTCCTCTGGTACGAGGGGCTCGAGAACGAGTCGGACCTGAACTTCTTCGTACGCCGCTCGACCCGGCTCGCGGTGCCGGTGAGCGCGTACCAGTTCGGCGCGCACCTCGCGTTCACGTACGTGCCGCTCTACGGCAAGTTCGCGATGTTCAACGAGTTCATCTTCCAGTGGGACGCCTACATCGTCGGCGGCGTGGGCATCATGCGCACGCGCCCGGTGCCGGTCGTCGACCCGGAGATCCGGAACTTCGACTACGACATCCGCGTCGCTTTCAACCTCGGCGTCGGCATCCGGGTGTTCGTCTCGCGCTGGCTCGCGGTGTTCGCGGAGTTCCGCGACTACATGTACCTCGAGCAGCTCGAGGCGCTGCAGGTCGCGCTCGGCGAAGATCGCAGCAACCCGCAGACGTGGACTCAAGGTGACCCGGCCTTCACGAACAACGTGACGGTCCACCTGGGCCTCACGTTCTTCTTCCCGTTCGAGTTCGAGTACCAGCTGCCGCGATGAGGGATGTGAGAGCCATGCGTGGAAACAAGCTCACGAACGTTCTCCTGACGGCCGCCCTGGCGGCGAGCGCCCTCGGGCTCGCCCCGGCGACCACGGCGCACGCGCAGGAGATCCAGATCACCGGTCCGCTGGCCGGCGCGCCCGCGGTGCGTCGCATGCGGCAGTACCGCACCAGCCGCCTTCAGCTCGTGGCGCCGACCGTCGGCTACACCCTCCAGGACGAGTTCGCTCGGCACCTGATGGTGGGGCTCGAGGCGAACTACCACATCACCGACTACCTCGGGATCGGCGTCTGGGGCGCGATGGCGAACTTCGCCAACGCCTTCCAGATCGACACCGACCTGACCGGGCAGATCATCGCCAACGGTCAGACCACGGCGCGAAACCAGCTCGCGATGCCGGACAACGAAGGCTTCGGCGACCAGGTCGCGCGGCTCGTGGGCCTGGCCTCGGTGCACGTCCTCTTCGCGCCGCTGCGCGGCAAGCTCGCCCTCTTCCAGGGCGCGTTCGTGGACACCGACTTCTACATCCTCGCGGGCTTCACGGCGGCGTTCGTCGAAGAGCGCGCGGACTTCACCGGCGCCGCTGCGGCAGCGTGCGTCGACGCGGACGCGTCACAGCGCGCCACCGCGTGCGGGCCGAGCCAGAGCGAGCGCAACACCCGGTTCGCGCCGGCGCCCATGCTCGGCATCGGCCTCAACCTGTACTTCAACGACTTCCTCGGGCTCGCGCTCCAGTGGCGCGCTTTCCCGTTCAGCATGAACCCGGCCGGCGACGACTTCGCGGGCGCGGATGCGACCTCGAGCATCAGCCAGCCGGACGGGGAGATCAGCGGCGCCGACCAGCGCTTCTACTTCCACCACATGATGAACATCGGCCTCATCATCAACCTGCCCCCGGACGCCGCGGTCAGCGAGTGAGCTGAGCCCAGCCCGAACGGCAAGAAGGCCGGTTCCCCTCGAGGGAGCCGGCCTTTCTTCATTGTTTGTCGGTCGGGCTGGGCGATGGGTCGGGAGCCGGGGCGCCGCTACCTCTTGCTCTTGCGCGGGACGCCCTTCTTGTCCTTCGACCAGCCGTCGGGGAGCTCCACCGCGCCCGCGTGCGCGCCCAGGCTCCAGCCCTGCTCGGCCATCGCCTCGAGGACGAGGACCTTCACGCGCACGCTGTCCTCCTCCGTGAGCGCCTCGGCGAGGGCGTCGACGGCGTCGGAGGCGTTCTCCTGCGCGAGGACCGTGCGCACGGCGTGGAAGCGCGCCGACTCGTTCATGTCCATCAGGAACGGCGAGACGGCTTCGACGACGGTCGGGTCGCGGTGCTGCTCGAGGTATCCGAGGAGCTGCAGCTTCCTCTGCGGATCGCGCTCGTACTCGGTGTCCATCTTGGACAGGAGCGCGATCATCTCGTGGTTGAGCCGCTCCTGGGACACGAGCGCTTCGAGGCACTTGAGCGGCCAGCTGATCGACTCGTGGTGCGCCATCGCCTCGCGGATCGGCGCCACGCCCGCCTCGCCGACGCCGCTGACCCAGCGGAAGACCTCGTCCTTCTCTTCGCCGTCCGTGATGGTCGGATCGACGTTGAAGGTGAAGCGCTCCAGGAGCGCAGAGACGGCCGCCTCGCGCTCGTCCTCGGCGCCCCCCTCGGGCTCGGTGGTCGCGATCTTGCCGAGCGCCTGGATGGATTCCCAGCGGTCCGGGGCCTGCGCGCGCTTGTTGGCGACGCGCTCCGCGTGCTTCGCGAGCCCGCTCTTCTTCTTTCCGAACAGCCCGAAGAATCCCATCGATACGGCCTCCCCCGCCGGGGGGCCCGACGGTGCGCGCACCATGATCGCTGCTCGGCCTCGTCGCAACCCCGTCGCGCCCCAGCGCGGTCGCGCGCGTCGCCTGCTGGAGGATGCCTACTGGATGATGACGGGGCGCAGGTTGACCTGCGTGCCCTTCACCTGGACCTGGAAGCGAACCATGCGGCAGCCGTGCTTCTTGATGAGCGACTTCTCGTTCGCCTGGAGACGCTGAACGAAGCGATCCTGCGTGATGTTGGAGACGTTCTCGCCCGCCGCCTCCTTCGCCGCCACGTACTCGGTGTAGACGCGGGTGTAGTACGCGTCCTCCGGCTCGGCGGCGAGCTTCGCGGCCAGCTCGGGGTCGTCCTCGTCCGCACCGGCGCTCGGGGCCGCGGCGCCACCGCCCGTGGGCGGACCGGCGTCGGACCAGGCCTCGGGGGGCGAGCTGACGCGGCCCTCCTCGTCCTCCTCCGGCGTGCCGGTGAAGACGTTGAGGAGCTGGTTGATGCGATAGGCGAGCCCGCCCAGCTCCGCGCTCTCGATGTCGAGGCGCAGGTCCGTGCGGCCGTTGATCACCGCGAGCACGCCCTCCTCCATCTCCTCGATGGGCTTGAGGAGGCTGGTGCCGATCAGGAAGCCGTAGATCAGGACGATCAGGAAGCCGAGCCCCGTCATCAGCAAGATCGCGTTGACCGCGGAGGCCTTGCCCGCCTGCTCGGTGCGGTTGCCCAGCATCGCGTAGCCGACCTGCGTCGACGGAGAGAACGGGAGCGCTCCGACGACCCCCACGAACTCGTCCTCGCCCACCTGAGACAGGAACGGGTCGCTCGAGCCGCCCCCGTCCCCGAGCGCCGCCGCGGTGACCGCGGACTGGGCGTCGAAGAGCATCGCGTGCAGCTGGTCCGCGAGCTCGCCGCGGAGCGAGGAGCTGTACACGGTGCCGTCGGTGAAGAACACCACGTCCCGGCTCAGCAGCTCGCCCGAGCGGCTGGCCATGCCGTTGGACATGTCGTAGCCGACGATGAGCGCACCGCGGATGGCGCCTTCGGGGTCACGGATGGGCGCGATCGCCGTCTGCAGGAGCTTGTCCTG is part of the Sandaracinaceae bacterium genome and encodes:
- a CDS encoding outer membrane beta-barrel domain-containing protein; protein product: MDFSGEGGAEGGADMDFGEGGGEGEGGADMDFGEGGGEGEGGADMDFAEGGGEGEGGGDAVGGDLIGDLAGGGETVDDTATDRPTRTREAREEIFAVQQIYALRINRVEISPSFAATLNDPFVSHPAIAIGLNYWWTNVLAIGANFLWYEGLENESDLNFFVRRSTRLAVPVSAYQFGAHLAFTYVPLYGKFAMFNEFIFQWDAYIVGGVGIMRTRPVPVVDPEIRNFDYDIRVAFNLGVGIRVFVSRWLAVFAEFRDYMYLEQLEALQVALGEDRSNPQTWTQGDPAFTNNVTVHLGLTFFFPFEFEYQLPR
- a CDS encoding HEAT repeat domain-containing protein, translating into MGFFGLFGKKKSGLAKHAERVANKRAQAPDRWESIQALGKIATTEPEGGAEDEREAAVSALLERFTFNVDPTITDGEEKDEVFRWVSGVGEAGVAPIREAMAHHESISWPLKCLEALVSQERLNHEMIALLSKMDTEYERDPQRKLQLLGYLEQHRDPTVVEAVSPFLMDMNESARFHAVRTVLAQENASDAVDALAEALTEEDSVRVKVLVLEAMAEQGWSLGAHAGAVELPDGWSKDKKGVPRKSKR
- a CDS encoding MXAN_5187 C-terminal domain-containing protein: MRTKIIAGNLFAVLVVGLVSYFVVSTQIQATFLEEVDSQIANDAQVFERTWRLSGLEFVSEATEQATASDTQDVFTALDESSQRDRAFRRANAIADWFGRRNRGVGPPELVIITDDRGIGIARNQDRNRMHGEDLKRQLGTLDDALDSGEATVDVWSFSSGQDKLLQTAIAPIRDPEGAIRGALIVGYDMSNGMASRSGELLSRDVVFFTDGTVYSSSLRGELADQLHAMLFDAQSAVTAAALGDGGGSSDPFLSQVGEDEFVGVVGALPFSPSTQVGYAMLGNRTEQAGKASAVNAILLMTGLGFLIVLIYGFLIGTSLLKPIEEMEEGVLAVINGRTDLRLDIESAELGGLAYRINQLLNVFTGTPEEDEEGRVSSPPEAWSDAGPPTGGGAAAPSAGADEDDPELAAKLAAEPEDAYYTRVYTEYVAAKEAAGENVSNITQDRFVQRLQANEKSLIKKHGCRMVRFQVQVKGTQVNLRPVIIQ